From the Chelonoidis abingdonii isolate Lonesome George chromosome 12, CheloAbing_2.0, whole genome shotgun sequence genome, one window contains:
- the LOC116829211 gene encoding protein S100-A16-like, which produces MGQSLQPEPSGERSGGRKLAEMAEEGSELERGLHAIVGSFYRYAEGPPGAKVLDQEAFQTLLSNELSHQLTNPEDQKAALDMFKMVDANNDQKISFDEYWDLIVEICRVIRRRHYNE; this is translated from the exons ATGGGGCAGAGTTTGCAGCCAGAGCCGTCCGGGGAGAGGAGCG GTGGAAGAAAGCTGGCCGAGATGGCAgaggagggctctgagctggAAAGGGGCCTCCATGCCATTGTGGGCAGCTTCTACAGATACGCCGAGGGCCCGCCTGGAGCAAAGGTGCTGGACCAGGAGGCTTTCCAGACTTTGCTCAGCAATGAGCTGAGCCATCAGCTCACA AACCCAGAGGACCAGAAGGCAGCGCTGGACATGTTTAAGATGGTGGATGCCAACAACGATCAGAAAATCTCCTTCGACGAGTACTGGGATCTCATCGTAGAGATTTGCCGAGTGATCCGGCGCAGACATTATAACGAGTAG